One Myxococcota bacterium genomic region harbors:
- a CDS encoding DSD1 family PLP-dependent enzyme translates to MRVAEIDTPALVVDLERMERNIAAMARFFADKPAKLRPHWKTPKCAEVARRQLAAGAIGVTCAKLGEAEALTAAGVRTSVLIANQIVGDTKLARLLALARSVPELIVAVDSAAQVDALDRALRTASAPAPALGALIEVDTGMHRCGTDTPEETVALARRLASGRCAYRGVMGYEGHAVLVPDAAKRKELAEAAAAALTAHVAALRAAGLAPQIVSSGGTGTFDFTGCVPGVTEIQAGSYVFMDGRYREVRSDFETALTLHTTVLHRRGRLLVTDAGVKSLSNDFGPPVAFDLGARVVGLSEEHGHVLCDEGVELEPGQRLRILPSHGDTTINLHERFYAARGDSVEEIWPIVGRGRFV, encoded by the coding sequence ATGCGCGTGGCCGAGATCGACACACCCGCGCTCGTCGTGGATCTCGAGCGCATGGAGCGCAACATCGCGGCCATGGCGCGCTTCTTCGCCGACAAGCCCGCCAAGCTCCGGCCGCACTGGAAGACCCCGAAGTGCGCCGAGGTCGCGCGGCGCCAGCTGGCCGCGGGCGCGATCGGAGTCACCTGCGCCAAGCTGGGTGAGGCCGAGGCCCTCACGGCCGCGGGCGTGCGCACGAGCGTGTTGATCGCCAACCAGATCGTGGGAGACACCAAGCTCGCGCGGCTGCTCGCGCTGGCGCGCAGCGTGCCCGAGCTGATCGTGGCCGTCGACAGCGCGGCGCAGGTCGACGCGCTCGACCGCGCGCTGCGCACCGCCTCCGCGCCCGCGCCCGCGCTCGGCGCGCTGATCGAGGTCGACACCGGCATGCACCGCTGCGGCACCGACACGCCCGAGGAGACGGTCGCGCTGGCGCGCCGGCTCGCGTCGGGGCGCTGCGCGTACCGGGGAGTCATGGGCTACGAGGGCCACGCGGTGCTGGTGCCCGATGCGGCCAAGCGCAAGGAGCTGGCCGAGGCCGCCGCCGCCGCGCTCACCGCCCACGTGGCGGCGCTGCGCGCCGCGGGGCTCGCGCCCCAGATCGTGTCTTCCGGCGGCACGGGCACCTTCGACTTCACCGGCTGCGTGCCGGGAGTCACCGAGATCCAGGCCGGCAGCTACGTGTTCATGGACGGCCGCTACCGCGAGGTGCGCAGCGACTTCGAGACCGCGCTCACCCTGCACACCACGGTGCTGCACCGGCGCGGGCGGCTTCTGGTGACCGATGCGGGCGTGAAGTCGCTCTCCAACGACTTCGGCCCGCCCGTCGCGTTCGACCTGGGCGCGCGCGTGGTCGGCCTGTCCGAGGAGCACGGGCACGTGCTGTGCGACGAAGGCGTCGAGCTCGAGCCGGGCCAGCGGCTGCGGATCCTGCCGAGTCACGGAGACACGACCATCAACCTGCACGAGCGCTTCTACGCGGCGCGCGGTGACTCGGTGGAAGAGATCTGGCCGATCGTGGGCCGCGGGCGCTTCGTCTAG
- a CDS encoding NAD(P)H-binding protein has product MPRLVVTGANGALGRVLLERALARPGVEITALVRSERAAAQLAGLDPRVRVARVAWSDAAALRSACAGAAAVTHLAGILIPTRSEGYEAANVDTTRAIVAAAAEGGVQKLVVVSAVGADARSANSYYRSKGRAEDLARAAGIPFTIVRSPLLLACDSIGSHVLAREARAPFVPLLAGGANLEQPADARDVAEAVLNAALEPDCARGAALDLVGPESLPRRELIARCARLRGRSPLLVPVPVAPVRAALGLREKLLGPGFSPEVLDVILDDVRLDPAPAALALGIALRALDETLERTLELEAAA; this is encoded by the coding sequence GTGCCCAGGCTGGTCGTGACCGGCGCGAACGGGGCGCTCGGCCGCGTGTTGCTGGAGCGCGCGCTGGCGCGCCCGGGCGTCGAGATCACGGCGCTGGTGCGCTCGGAGCGCGCCGCGGCTCAGCTCGCGGGCCTCGACCCGCGCGTGCGCGTGGCGCGCGTGGCCTGGAGCGATGCAGCCGCGCTGCGCTCGGCCTGCGCCGGCGCGGCCGCAGTGACTCACCTGGCCGGCATCCTGATCCCGACCCGCAGCGAGGGCTACGAGGCGGCGAACGTGGACACCACGCGCGCGATCGTCGCGGCCGCGGCGGAAGGCGGCGTGCAGAAGCTCGTGGTCGTGTCCGCGGTCGGCGCGGACGCGCGCTCGGCCAACTCGTACTACCGCAGCAAGGGCCGCGCCGAGGACCTGGCGCGCGCCGCCGGCATTCCCTTCACGATCGTGCGCAGCCCGCTCCTCCTGGCCTGTGACAGCATCGGCTCGCACGTGCTGGCGCGCGAGGCGCGCGCGCCGTTCGTGCCGCTGCTCGCGGGCGGCGCCAACCTCGAGCAGCCGGCCGACGCGCGCGACGTGGCGGAGGCCGTGCTGAACGCCGCGCTCGAGCCCGACTGCGCGCGCGGCGCGGCGCTCGACCTGGTGGGCCCCGAGTCACTCCCGCGGCGCGAGCTGATCGCGCGCTGCGCGCGCCTGCGCGGCCGCAGCCCGCTGCTCGTGCCGGTGCCGGTCGCGCCGGTGCGCGCCGCGCTCGGCCTGCGCGAGAAGCTGCTCGGTCCGGGCTTCTCGCCCGAGGTGCTCGACGTGATCCTCGACGACGTGCGGCTCGACCCGGCGCCCGCCGCGCTGGCGCTGGGCATCGCGCTGCGCGCGCTCGACGAGACACTCGAGCGCACGCTCGAGCTCGAGGCCGCGGCGTGA
- a CDS encoding DUF429 domain-containing protein, with amino-acid sequence MAVLGSAPPFVRCEWVRGLSVELGRVPEAERLADWLAALSDSCGARFVVIDGPQAWKDEANGLVHQRRCERELATQAKTGPPGRVLPGTQRRFTLLSIALFDSLARRGLPRFDPARPCARAALEVFPTASWRALGRRPLPGKRRSSPAQLAGAAEFLRRQCGLRFRGAPTHDELQAAVAGLAGLALCGHPGLTWTAHGTPPAQVGGTWREGVIGLASLSNSSR; translated from the coding sequence GTGGCGGTGCTCGGCAGCGCCCCGCCGTTCGTGCGCTGTGAGTGGGTGCGCGGGCTGTCCGTCGAGCTGGGGCGCGTGCCCGAGGCCGAGCGTCTGGCGGACTGGCTGGCTGCGCTGTCCGACTCGTGCGGCGCGCGCTTCGTGGTGATCGACGGGCCGCAGGCCTGGAAGGACGAGGCGAACGGGCTCGTGCACCAGCGCCGCTGCGAGCGCGAGCTCGCCACGCAGGCGAAGACCGGCCCGCCGGGCCGGGTGCTGCCCGGCACGCAGCGCCGCTTCACTCTGCTGTCGATCGCGCTCTTCGACTCACTCGCGCGGCGCGGGCTTCCGCGCTTCGATCCGGCTCGGCCGTGCGCCCGCGCCGCGCTCGAGGTGTTTCCGACCGCGAGCTGGCGTGCGCTCGGCCGGCGGCCCTTGCCCGGCAAGCGGCGCAGCTCGCCGGCCCAGCTCGCCGGCGCGGCGGAGTTCCTGCGCCGGCAGTGCGGGCTGCGCTTCCGCGGCGCGCCGACTCACGACGAGCTGCAGGCCGCCGTGGCGGGTCTGGCCGGGCTCGCGCTGTGCGGTCATCCCGGTCTGACCTGGACCGCGCACGGAACGCCCCCGGCTCAGGTCGGCGGGACCTGGCGCGAGGGAGTCATCGGGCTCGCCTCGCTGTCGAACAGCTCGCGGTAG
- a CDS encoding SMI1/KNR4 family protein: MDVQKLLRNPRFRLLRDPAPDPTQLKQFSEHAPPNLPRTYMRFVEACDRARGKIPYDTGYIEFFRLESVLSENAAHRLEQSLPGFFAFASDGGDELYVFDLRKEDGAPVCSVSAKSASVSAVSNLTNSFSEFLEGIVMMSGA, encoded by the coding sequence ATGGACGTTCAAAAACTGCTTCGCAATCCGAGATTCAGACTTCTCCGAGACCCCGCGCCGGACCCCACTCAGCTGAAGCAGTTTTCAGAACACGCCCCTCCGAACCTTCCGCGCACCTACATGCGGTTCGTCGAAGCGTGTGACCGCGCGCGCGGGAAGATCCCGTACGACACGGGCTACATCGAGTTCTTCCGGCTCGAGAGCGTGCTGTCCGAGAACGCCGCGCACCGCCTCGAGCAGAGCCTGCCAGGCTTCTTCGCCTTCGCCAGCGACGGCGGCGACGAGCTGTACGTGTTCGACCTGCGCAAGGAAGACGGAGCGCCGGTGTGCTCGGTCTCCGCCAAGTCGGCGAGTGTCTCGGCGGTCTCGAACCTCACGAACAGCTTCTCGGAGTTCCTCGAGGGCATCGTGATGATGTCGGGAGCCTGA
- a CDS encoding DMT family protein: protein MIGTLLSTTGLLILSNLFMTFAWYAHLRNLAGRPWWLAALASWSIALFEYLLQVPANRIGYTALSLPQLKILQEVITLAVFVPFSVLYMQAPVRLDFLWAGLCMLGALYFMFRGAGV from the coding sequence ATGATCGGAACGCTGCTGTCGACGACCGGTCTCCTGATCCTCTCGAACCTGTTCATGACCTTTGCCTGGTATGCGCACCTGCGGAATCTCGCGGGCCGGCCGTGGTGGCTCGCGGCGCTGGCGAGCTGGTCGATCGCGCTGTTCGAATATCTGTTGCAGGTCCCCGCCAACCGGATCGGTTACACGGCACTCTCGTTGCCGCAGCTGAAGATCCTGCAAGAGGTCATCACGCTCGCGGTGTTCGTGCCCTTCTCGGTGCTCTACATGCAAGCGCCCGTGCGGCTCGACTTCCTGTGGGCGGGGCTGTGCATGCTGGGCGCGCTCTACTTCATGTTCCGCGGCGCAGGCGTATAA